In Campylobacter sp. VBCF_01 NA2, one DNA window encodes the following:
- a CDS encoding excinuclease ABC subunit A — protein MKKFLSIVAALAVCANFAFAKNEVKKFSISKALSDPAVKSVLDPSVKLSFGKKGGGKKITGLISSNKKANKVGKSEEEACFRAFASAMISFQERAKREGGNKAVNLSSYYYKHEFVSDKEFECGIGNIMVGVTFRGYIAK, from the coding sequence ATGAAAAAGTTTTTGAGTATTGTTGCTGCGTTGGCGGTTTGTGCGAATTTTGCTTTTGCAAAAAATGAAGTTAAGAAATTTTCTATTTCAAAGGCTTTAAGCGATCCAGCTGTCAAGTCTGTGCTAGATCCTAGCGTGAAACTAAGCTTTGGTAAAAAAGGCGGTGGTAAAAAAATCACAGGCTTAATTTCATCAAACAAAAAGGCAAACAAAGTCGGTAAAAGCGAGGAAGAGGCGTGTTTTAGAGCGTTTGCTTCTGCTATGATAAGTTTCCAAGAAAGGGCCAAAAGAGAGGGCGGAAACAAGGCTGTGAATTTATCGAGTTATTACTACAAACACGAATTTGTCAGCGATAAAGAATTTGAGTGTGGTATCGGAAATATCATGGTCGGCGTGACATTTAGAGGTTATATTGCAAAATAA
- a CDS encoding beta-ketoacyl-ACP synthase yields the protein MLNRVVVTGFGNVCAFGREWSEIRAKFEAKQNAVKFMSEWDRFGSELNTRLAAPIIGYAPPKEWDRKQLRSLGIVSQYAVEAAGLALKDAGLLENESIKDGRMGVAAGSSTGSTGSICEAVKLMLGMPSNFNANTYVKMMPHTTAANIAIFYGLKGRMIPTSSACTSASHAIGYSYEAIKYGQIDMMLAGGAEELCPSEAFVFDRLFATSCKNDTPNLASAPFDSERDGLVLGEGGSMLVLESLESAKKRNAKIYAEIVGFGSSCDGTHITRPQSATMKEAMRLALKDANLTPEKIGYINAHATATKQGDIAESIATNELFGEKTAISSLKSYLGHTLGACGALESFFSIMMMKQSRFYPNLNLNKVDCECANLNYLRDITEIKTEFVMNNNFAFGGVNTSLIFKNFDN from the coding sequence ATGTTAAATAGGGTTGTTGTTACTGGTTTTGGAAATGTTTGTGCATTTGGGCGTGAGTGGAGCGAGATAAGAGCTAAATTTGAAGCTAAGCAAAATGCCGTTAAATTTATGAGCGAGTGGGATAGGTTTGGGAGTGAATTAAATACTCGCTTAGCCGCTCCGATAATAGGTTATGCACCACCCAAAGAGTGGGATAGAAAACAACTTCGCTCTTTGGGGATAGTTTCTCAATACGCCGTCGAAGCCGCAGGTCTAGCGCTAAAAGATGCTGGGCTTTTAGAGAACGAGAGCATAAAAGACGGGCGAATGGGCGTGGCAGCTGGGTCAAGCACAGGAAGCACGGGGTCGATTTGCGAAGCAGTAAAACTTATGCTTGGTATGCCAAGTAATTTTAACGCAAATACCTATGTCAAAATGATGCCTCACACTACGGCGGCAAATATAGCGATTTTTTATGGACTTAAAGGGCGTATGATTCCGACAAGTTCGGCTTGCACGAGTGCAAGTCATGCCATAGGATATTCGTATGAAGCCATAAAATACGGACAAATTGATATGATGTTAGCCGGTGGCGCAGAAGAGCTTTGCCCTAGCGAAGCCTTTGTTTTTGATAGATTGTTTGCGACAAGTTGCAAAAATGATACGCCAAATTTAGCTTCTGCGCCGTTTGATAGCGAGCGAGACGGACTGGTTTTGGGCGAGGGCGGATCGATGCTAGTATTAGAGAGTTTAGAAAGCGCAAAAAAAAGAAATGCCAAAATTTACGCTGAGATTGTGGGTTTTGGATCGAGTTGTGATGGCACTCACATTACTAGACCACAAAGTGCCACGATGAAAGAAGCTATGCGTTTAGCCTTAAAAGATGCCAATTTAACGCCTGAAAAAATCGGCTACATAAACGCCCACGCCACAGCCACCAAGCAAGGCGACATCGCAGAAAGTATCGCTACAAACGAGCTTTTTGGCGAAAAAACGGCGATTAGTTCGCTAAAAAGCTATCTTGGGCATACTTTGGGTGCGTGTGGGGCATTGGAGAGTTTTTTTAGTATAATGATGATGAAACAAAGTAGGTTTTATCCAAATTTAAATTTAAATAAAGTAGATTGCGAGTGCGCAAATTTAAACTATTTGCGCGATATTACTGAGATAAAAACCGAATTTGTAATGAATAATAACTTCGCATTTGGCGGGGTTAATACATCTTTGATTTTTAAAAATTTTGATAATTAA
- the fabG gene encoding 3-oxoacyl-ACP reductase FabG, with protein MNKRVLITGSSAGIGKACALRLAKAGYEVVLHGRNLVNLQAVADEICKFGAKKPEILNFDVADTEGAKEILTKDLQNGVYYGVILNAGITRDNTFAGLEEIEWKSVIDTNLNSFYNVLNPVLMPMIRAKNPARIIVMSSVSAIMGNRGQSNYAASKAGLIAAAKSLAIELASRKITVNCIAPGLIDTAMTDLGELKDEIIKQIPARRIGEADEVAALAEFLLSENASYITRQVIGVNGGLC; from the coding sequence ATGAATAAGCGGGTTTTGATTACAGGTTCTAGTGCGGGGATCGGCAAGGCGTGTGCTTTAAGACTAGCAAAAGCCGGTTATGAAGTGGTTTTGCACGGGCGAAATTTGGTAAATTTACAAGCCGTAGCGGATGAAATTTGCAAATTTGGAGCTAAAAAGCCTGAAATTTTAAATTTTGATGTCGCAGATACTGAGGGGGCAAAAGAAATTCTTACAAAAGATTTGCAAAACGGCGTGTATTACGGCGTGATTTTAAATGCAGGAATCACGCGAGATAACACATTTGCTGGACTTGAAGAGATCGAGTGGAAAAGCGTAATTGATACAAATTTAAATAGTTTTTACAATGTGTTAAATCCCGTACTAATGCCGATGATAAGGGCAAAAAATCCGGCTAGAATAATCGTAATGAGCTCAGTTAGCGCAATCATGGGAAATCGCGGACAGAGCAATTACGCCGCTAGTAAAGCAGGTCTTATCGCAGCGGCAAAATCTTTGGCGATAGAGCTTGCAAGTAGGAAAATAACCGTTAATTGCATAGCGCCGGGCCTAATAGATACGGCTATGACAGATTTGGGCGAGTTAAAAGATGAGATAATCAAACAAATCCCGGCTCGTCGCATCGGAGAAGCAGACGAAGTGGCTGCTTTGGCTGAGTTTTTGCTAAGCGAAAATGCTAGCTATATCACAAGACAAGTAATAGGAGTAAATGGCGGATTATGTTAA
- a CDS encoding ApeP family dehydratase, producing MNIKSILPQSGYMVFLDEIKEIKQGEIVCAVKIPPGSPFVENGRLESYTYIEIMAQSIAAYAGSNDKIELGFLLSCRKMDIFRPFVNVGDELIIKATESLSDGAGMFVFDCEILLSNECVARASLSVLNPSKEFLDKAINE from the coding sequence ATGAATATAAAATCAATTTTGCCCCAAAGCGGATATATGGTTTTTTTGGACGAAATCAAAGAAATCAAGCAAGGCGAGATAGTATGCGCTGTGAAAATTCCACCTGGTTCGCCATTTGTAGAAAACGGACGACTTGAAAGCTACACATATATCGAAATAATGGCACAATCAATCGCGGCGTATGCAGGAAGCAACGATAAAATCGAGCTTGGATTTTTGCTAAGTTGTCGCAAAATGGATATTTTCCGCCCTTTTGTAAATGTGGGCGACGAGCTAATCATAAAAGCAACGGAGAGCCTAAGTGACGGGGCAGGAATGTTTGTGTTTGATTGTGAAATTTTACTTAGCAATGAGTGCGTTGCAAGGGCGAGTTTGAGTGTGTTAAATCCGAGCAAAGAATTTTTAGATAAGGCGATAAATGAATAA
- a CDS encoding beta-ketoacyl synthase N-terminal-like domain-containing protein: MQIYLSSPGLISSAGNDTNAVFKAVCDKNSALKKIENFYNNKSFVLGKISQNLDQICPKFKEDFANRTNQILFLAFMQIENEIKNAIAKFGSHRVGVVIGTTVTGVQSNFKAFENHAKTGEFKGYNAEQNSQGNPANFVRDFFGLKSVAVGISSACTSGNKAVIEAARLIKSGICDAVICGGSDGIDTLTVLGFESLGVLSDERLNPFSLNRKGTNLGEGAGVFLLSRDEISDIALLSYHANSDAFHITQPNPNATMQIEAINLALQKAGLDKVDYVNLHGTGTNANDIMESVAISDTLKNTPCSSSKPIFGHTLGAAGAIELGICFQAIKNGILPPQIYDKEQILPKINIIDEKIQTNIKTAINLSFAFGGDNAVSVIGKI; encoded by the coding sequence ATGCAAATTTATCTAAGTAGTCCTGGGCTCATAAGCTCTGCCGGAAATGATACAAACGCCGTATTTAAGGCAGTTTGCGATAAAAACTCAGCTCTAAAAAAAATAGAAAATTTTTATAACAACAAAAGCTTTGTTTTGGGCAAAATTTCGCAAAATTTAGATCAAATTTGCCCTAAATTTAAAGAAGATTTTGCAAACCGCACAAATCAAATTTTGTTTCTTGCTTTTATGCAGATTGAAAATGAGATTAAAAATGCGATTGCTAAATTTGGCTCACACCGCGTCGGTGTGGTCATTGGCACGACCGTAACAGGCGTGCAAAGCAATTTTAAAGCCTTTGAAAATCACGCAAAAACTGGCGAATTTAAAGGATACAATGCAGAGCAAAACTCTCAGGGAAATCCTGCGAATTTCGTGAGAGATTTTTTTGGCTTAAAAAGCGTTGCTGTGGGGATTTCGTCAGCTTGCACTAGCGGAAATAAAGCCGTAATCGAAGCCGCAAGACTTATAAAAAGCGGGATTTGCGACGCTGTGATTTGCGGTGGGAGCGACGGGATCGATACTTTGACCGTTTTGGGATTTGAGAGTCTTGGAGTGCTAAGCGATGAGAGATTAAATCCGTTCTCTCTTAACCGAAAAGGCACGAATTTGGGCGAAGGAGCGGGAGTTTTTTTGCTAAGCCGTGATGAGATTTCAGACATTGCTTTGCTCTCATACCACGCAAATTCAGACGCTTTTCATATAACTCAGCCAAATCCAAATGCCACTATGCAAATTGAGGCGATAAATTTAGCCTTGCAAAAAGCGGGTTTGGACAAAGTGGATTATGTAAATTTACACGGCACAGGCACAAATGCGAACGACATTATGGAAAGCGTGGCGATAAGCGACACTTTAAAAAACACGCCGTGTAGTTCGAGTAAGCCGATTTTTGGGCATACGCTAGGAGCAGCAGGAGCCATAGAGCTTGGAATTTGCTTCCAAGCCATAAAAAACGGCATTTTGCCACCTCAAATTTACGATAAAGAGCAAATTTTGCCAAAAATAAATATAATAGATGAAAAAATACAGACAAACATAAAAACTGCGATAAATTTAAGCTTTGCTTTTGGCGGAGACAACGCAGTTAGCGTGATAGGAAAAATATGA
- a CDS encoding NAD(P)/FAD-dependent oxidoreductase, whose translation MYDVLVIGAGPSGSVAAAFLHKAGLKVRVLEKETMPKFVIGESLLSNCNNILEEAGLLDAVYNYGFQYKNGAAFSWGEKYTYIDFCDKSSVGSGTTFQVPRADFDKLLIDEVQKLGVEVTYKCEVKAVDFSGQNAVLSVENNGISENLEAKFVLDASGYGRILPTLLNLETPSHLPPRSAYFTHIEDNITEPLYDRNKILITTHPVHRDVWIWLIPFSNGRCSIGVVGEKHIINPSNLEINPENNAEILKKCVYECPMLKRLLNNALWDTPVRNLNGYSKNVSRLYSDKYALLGNATEFLDPVFSSGVTIALYSAKIAAKCVIDEIKNGKADWENDYAKELMSGVDTFRVYVDGWYDGKFQDVIYYPKKDHKIKRYISSVLAGYAWDKSNPFVKDAKRHLDTLAELCK comes from the coding sequence ATGTATGATGTTTTGGTAATTGGTGCTGGACCAAGTGGTAGCGTGGCGGCGGCATTTTTGCATAAAGCCGGTCTTAAAGTGCGAGTTTTGGAAAAAGAAACCATGCCAAAATTCGTCATTGGCGAGAGTTTGCTCTCAAACTGCAACAACATCCTTGAAGAAGCAGGTCTATTAGACGCTGTTTATAACTACGGATTTCAATACAAAAACGGCGCAGCTTTTTCGTGGGGCGAAAAATACACATATATCGATTTTTGCGATAAATCAAGCGTTGGAAGCGGGACGACTTTTCAAGTCCCAAGGGCTGATTTTGACAAACTTTTAATCGATGAAGTTCAAAAGTTGGGCGTAGAAGTAACTTACAAATGCGAAGTAAAAGCAGTCGATTTTAGCGGACAAAATGCAGTTTTAAGCGTGGAAAATAACGGCATTAGCGAAAATTTAGAAGCCAAATTTGTCCTTGATGCGAGCGGATACGGACGGATTTTGCCGACACTTTTAAATTTAGAAACGCCGTCTCACTTACCGCCTAGAAGTGCGTATTTCACGCATATAGAGGATAACATAACCGAGCCGCTTTATGATAGAAATAAGATTTTAATCACCACTCACCCAGTTCATAGAGATGTTTGGATTTGGTTGATTCCGTTTTCAAATGGGCGTTGTTCTATCGGTGTGGTCGGCGAAAAACATATCATAAATCCATCAAATTTAGAAATAAATCCTGAAAATAACGCCGAAATTCTTAAAAAATGCGTTTATGAATGCCCTATGCTAAAAAGGCTTTTAAACAATGCTCTCTGGGATACGCCTGTGCGAAATCTCAACGGATATTCAAAAAATGTGAGCCGTCTGTATAGCGATAAATACGCACTTTTGGGCAATGCGACTGAGTTTTTAGATCCTGTATTTAGCTCAGGCGTTACAATTGCATTGTATTCAGCTAAAATCGCTGCAAAATGCGTGATAGACGAGATCAAAAACGGCAAGGCTGATTGGGAAAATGACTACGCAAAAGAGCTAATGAGCGGCGTTGATACATTTAGAGTTTATGTCGATGGCTGGTATGATGGCAAATTCCAAGATGTGATTTATTATCCGAAAAAAGATCACAAAATCAAACGCTACATAAGCTCGGTTTTAGCGGGTTATGCGTGGGATAAAAGCAATCCATTTGTAAAAGATGCGAAAAGGCATTTAGATACCTTAGCTGAGCTTTGCAAATGA
- a CDS encoding 4'-phosphopantetheinyl transferase superfamily protein, producing MQRFEIYISDKIFKFDKSKLDKKDKKLYKSRKNSADFLLSRSIKSRIKKRGKFCISHKKFDENLQNFHIATVGFSNKKFGLDLEILAERDFDSVIDFCFNEFEKKLMQICDKSEKIILFYQIYTIKEAIIKLENLAFSDLARVGLTGNKNEIKAKNHKEKFIRFKTYLLYNQFLISICFKG from the coding sequence ATGCAACGATTTGAAATCTATATTAGCGATAAAATCTTTAAATTTGATAAATCAAAACTAGATAAGAAAGATAAAAAACTATATAAATCCCGTAAAAATTCTGCTGATTTTTTGCTTTCTCGTTCTATTAAATCACGCATTAAAAAACGGGGCAAGTTTTGCATTTCGCATAAAAAATTTGATGAAAATTTGCAAAATTTCCATATCGCCACAGTTGGGTTTTCAAATAAAAAATTTGGGCTTGATTTGGAGATTTTAGCGGAGCGAGATTTTGACAGTGTGATTGATTTTTGTTTTAACGAATTTGAAAAAAAATTAATGCAAATTTGCGATAAAAGCGAAAAAATAATCCTTTTTTATCAAATTTACACTATTAAAGAAGCTATAATCAAGCTCGAAAATCTCGCATTTAGCGACCTTGCAAGGGTTGGGCTGACTGGAAATAAAAACGAAATCAAAGCCAAAAATCACAAGGAAAAATTTATCCGATTTAAAACATATTTACTCTATAATCAGTTTTTAATTTCAATTTGTTTCAAAGGATAA
- the rplT gene encoding 50S ribosomal protein L20, translating to MARVKTGVVRRRRHNKVLKLARGFYSARRKHFRKAKEQLERSLVYAYRDRRAKKRDFRRLWIVRINAACRINDISYSKFMHGLKLANIELDRKILANLAMNDAKAFAALADKAKAALK from the coding sequence ATGGCAAGAGTAAAAACAGGCGTTGTTAGAAGACGCAGACACAATAAAGTTTTAAAACTTGCTCGCGGTTTTTATAGCGCAAGAAGAAAACATTTCAGAAAAGCCAAAGAACAATTAGAAAGAAGTTTGGTTTATGCTTACCGCGACAGACGCGCGAAAAAACGCGACTTCCGCAGACTATGGATCGTTAGAATTAACGCTGCTTGCAGAATCAACGATATTAGCTATTCTAAATTTATGCACGGTCTTAAACTTGCAAATATCGAATTAGATAGAAAAATCCTAGCAAACCTTGCTATGAACGATGCTAAGGCTTTCGCTGCATTAGCCGATAAAGCAAAGGCTGCTTTAAAATAA
- the rpmI gene encoding 50S ribosomal protein L35, with translation MPKMKSVRGAAKRFKVGKNKIKRGSAFRSHILTKKSSECKRDLRGPHYVDSTNVRAVKLMLCK, from the coding sequence ATGCCAAAGATGAAAAGTGTGCGTGGCGCAGCAAAACGCTTTAAAGTAGGCAAAAACAAGATTAAACGCGGTTCAGCTTTCCGCAGCCATATCTTGACTAAAAAGTCTAGCGAGTGTAAAAGAGATTTGCGCGGCCCACATTATGTAGATTCTACAAATGTTAGAGCTGTTAAGCTTATGCTTTGTAAATAA
- the infC gene encoding translation initiation factor IF-3 — protein sequence MSSKKEVFLNEEIEADEVRCIGEDGEAYGVISLDEALQIASKQGVDLVLIAPDAKPPVCKVMDYSKFRYQQEKKLKETKKKQKIIEIKEIKFSAKIAQNDVNYKVKHAKEFLDSGKHVKLRVFLKGREMSTPEIGVNLLNKIWEENFAGSAERDKAPILEGRYVSMLITPKKS from the coding sequence TTGAGCAGCAAAAAAGAAGTTTTTCTAAACGAAGAAATCGAGGCTGATGAAGTTAGATGTATCGGCGAAGATGGTGAAGCATACGGCGTAATCTCGCTAGATGAGGCGTTGCAAATCGCAAGCAAACAAGGTGTCGATCTCGTGCTAATCGCGCCAGATGCGAAACCGCCAGTGTGCAAGGTAATGGATTATAGTAAATTCCGTTATCAACAAGAAAAAAAGCTAAAAGAGACCAAGAAAAAACAGAAAATCATCGAGATTAAAGAGATAAAATTTTCGGCAAAAATCGCTCAAAACGATGTGAATTACAAGGTAAAACACGCAAAAGAATTCCTAGATTCTGGCAAACATGTCAAACTTCGCGTGTTTTTGAAGGGTCGCGAGATGAGCACTCCTGAGATTGGCGTAAATTTGCTAAACAAAATTTGGGAAGAGAATTTCGCAGGTAGCGCAGAACGCGACAAAGCCCCGATTTTAGAGGGAAGATATGTGAGTATGCTAATTACGCCGAAAAAGTCTTAA
- the thrS gene encoding threonine--tRNA ligase has translation MSDIIAYKFNGEIYDTQSIGDGADGAEPIFFDNSADALKVLRHSCAHLLAQAVKSLYPDAKFFVGPAIEDGFYYDMRVSKADGEKLGEDDLKAIEKKMKELAEAKQDIVKICSTKGAVSAKYAEDDLKVEVLKRIPEGEVSLYAQGDFEDICRGPHVPNTKFLRNFALTRIAGAYLGGDETREMLTRIYGVVFADKESLKNHLTMLEEAKKRDHRKLGAEMKFFTFDEEIGAGLPIWLPAGAKMRVKLEERLYRQLRRRGYEPVRGPEILKSDAWQISGHYTNYKENMYFTMIEEQEYGIKPMNCVGHIKVYQSEIRSYRDLPLKFCEYGVVHRHEKSGVLHGLFRVREFTQDDAHIFCMPSQIKENVYEILDFVDVLMGAFDFNYEMEISTKPTKAVGDDEVWEIATKALKEALDEKGFKYGIDEGGGAFYGPKIDIKITDALGRKWQCGTVQVDFNLPNRFELGYIDENNEKKQPVMLHRAILGSFERFIGILIEHTAGELPFWICPTQVAIIPIGEAHSAYAKEISAMLRELGIDTEILTKNETLNKKIRTAEKQKVPLIIVLGDNEVANRSVALRDRRAREQRNLGLSEFLDFVQNKLNEVNF, from the coding sequence ATGAGCGACATTATCGCATATAAATTTAATGGTGAAATTTATGATACCCAAAGTATCGGCGATGGCGCAGATGGCGCAGAACCGATATTTTTCGATAACTCTGCTGACGCGCTAAAAGTGCTTCGCCACTCATGCGCGCATTTGTTAGCACAAGCTGTCAAATCACTCTACCCAGACGCGAAATTTTTCGTCGGTCCTGCGATTGAAGATGGATTTTATTATGATATGCGCGTGAGCAAGGCTGACGGCGAGAAGCTTGGCGAGGACGATTTGAAGGCGATTGAGAAAAAAATGAAAGAGCTAGCCGAAGCCAAGCAAGATATAGTTAAAATTTGCTCTACCAAAGGCGCTGTTAGCGCAAAATACGCCGAGGACGATCTAAAAGTCGAGGTTTTGAAGCGAATCCCAGAGGGCGAAGTGAGTTTGTATGCGCAAGGCGATTTTGAGGATATTTGTCGCGGACCGCATGTGCCAAACACCAAATTTTTGCGAAATTTCGCGCTAACTAGGATTGCGGGTGCGTATTTGGGTGGCGATGAGACACGCGAAATGCTAACTCGAATTTACGGCGTGGTTTTTGCCGATAAAGAGAGCCTAAAAAATCACCTAACAATGCTCGAAGAGGCTAAAAAGCGCGATCACCGCAAGCTTGGTGCGGAGATGAAATTTTTCACATTTGATGAAGAAATCGGCGCTGGACTTCCGATTTGGTTGCCAGCGGGCGCGAAAATGCGCGTAAAACTCGAAGAAAGGCTATATCGCCAGCTTCGCCGCCGCGGTTACGAGCCAGTCAGAGGCCCTGAAATCCTAAAATCTGACGCGTGGCAAATCAGCGGACACTACACAAATTACAAAGAAAATATGTATTTTACGATGATCGAAGAGCAAGAATACGGCATCAAGCCGATGAACTGCGTGGGTCATATCAAAGTCTATCAAAGCGAAATTCGCTCATACCGCGATTTGCCACTTAAATTTTGCGAATACGGCGTCGTGCATAGACACGAAAAATCAGGCGTTTTGCATGGGTTATTTAGAGTGCGCGAATTCACCCAAGATGACGCGCATATCTTTTGTATGCCAAGCCAAATCAAAGAAAATGTTTATGAAATTTTGGACTTTGTCGATGTGCTAATGGGCGCGTTTGATTTCAACTACGAAATGGAAATTTCAACCAAACCTACCAAAGCTGTGGGCGATGATGAAGTCTGGGAGATTGCTACAAAAGCGCTTAAAGAAGCGCTTGATGAAAAGGGCTTTAAATACGGTATCGACGAGGGCGGCGGTGCGTTTTATGGTCCGAAAATCGACATAAAAATCACAGACGCTTTGGGTCGAAAATGGCAGTGTGGCACCGTGCAGGTGGATTTCAACCTACCAAATCGCTTCGAGCTAGGCTATATCGATGAAAATAATGAGAAAAAACAGCCTGTCATGCTTCACAGAGCGATTTTGGGAAGCTTTGAGAGATTTATAGGAATTTTGATCGAACACACAGCTGGCGAGCTTCCGTTTTGGATTTGCCCGACACAAGTGGCGATTATCCCGATTGGTGAAGCGCACAGCGCGTATGCAAAAGAGATTTCAGCTATGTTGCGCGAATTGGGCATAGACACTGAGATTTTAACCAAAAACGAAACTTTAAATAAAAAAATCAGAACAGCCGAAAAGCAAAAGGTGCCATTAATCATCGTTCTTGGCGATAACGAAGTGGCTAATCGTAGCGTCGCATTGCGTGATAGGCGTGCGCGCGAACAGCGAAATTTAGGGCTTAGCGAGTTCTTGGATTTCGTGCAAAACAAATTAAATGAGGTGAATTTTTGA
- the nfo gene encoding deoxyribonuclease IV translates to MKRVGAHVSAAGGVFNAPLNAQKIGADAFALFVKNQRQWSAKPLSDSDIAQFRTNLATTGIRAEHILAHDSYLINLGHPDPTLRQKSLEAFVDEVQRCEKLGIKLLNFHPGSHLNEISPQQCLQNIAECINFAIANTSSVKLVIENTAGQGSNLGFEFAQIAYIIAHVSDKTRIGVCIDTCHAFAGGYDFRTKDAYERTMSEFDRVIGYKFLSGMHLNDTKNDLGVRKDRHESLGRGFLGLASFENIMNDKNIDEIPLILETIDESIWADEIALLRSFVR, encoded by the coding sequence ATGAAGCGTGTCGGAGCCCATGTAAGCGCTGCTGGCGGGGTTTTTAACGCTCCACTTAACGCGCAAAAAATCGGCGCAGACGCGTTTGCGCTTTTTGTCAAAAATCAGCGCCAGTGGAGCGCAAAACCGCTTAGCGATAGCGATATAGCGCAGTTTCGTACAAATCTCGCCACCACTGGCATACGCGCAGAGCATATCCTAGCCCACGATAGCTATCTCATAAATCTAGGCCACCCAGACCCCACGCTTCGCCAAAAAAGCCTTGAAGCCTTTGTCGATGAAGTGCAGCGTTGCGAAAAGCTTGGCATAAAACTGCTAAATTTCCACCCGGGCTCACATTTAAATGAAATTTCGCCCCAGCAGTGTCTGCAAAATATCGCAGAGTGCATAAATTTCGCTATCGCAAACACTAGCAGTGTCAAACTCGTCATCGAAAACACAGCAGGCCAAGGCTCAAATTTAGGCTTTGAATTCGCCCAAATCGCCTACATAATCGCGCACGTAAGCGACAAAACCCGCATTGGCGTTTGTATCGACACCTGCCACGCCTTCGCCGGCGGATACGACTTTCGCACGAAAGACGCCTATGAGCGCACTATGAGCGAATTTGACCGCGTCATCGGCTATAAATTTTTATCTGGCATGCACCTAAACGACACCAAAAACGACCTTGGCGTGCGCAAAGACCGCCACGAGAGCCTTGGGCGCGGATTTTTGGGGCTGGCAAGCTTCGAAAACATTATGAACGACAAAAATATCGATGAAATTCCGCTCATTTTAGAGACGATTGATGAGAGTATTTGGGCGGACGAAATCGCGCTATTACGCTCGTTTGTGCGCTAA
- a CDS encoding YceI family protein, giving the protein MKIVSILSACALGAMLANAAPYEVDNAHSSVGFKIKHMSISNVVGNFKDFSAEIDAENGKLNKLSAVVKTASVFTDNEKRDAHLQADDFFGSEKFPDMKFEMKEFAPDKVKGELTIRDVSKEVEFDYDFGGEAKQGDKAKIGFSLEGKIKRSDFNFAPGSGTAMLGDDIKISIEIEAVAK; this is encoded by the coding sequence ATGAAAATTGTCTCAATTCTAAGTGCATGCGCGCTTGGCGCAATGCTAGCAAACGCTGCCCCTTACGAGGTCGATAACGCCCATTCTAGCGTAGGTTTTAAGATCAAACACATGAGCATTAGCAATGTGGTTGGAAACTTCAAGGATTTTAGCGCAGAGATTGACGCCGAGAACGGCAAGCTAAACAAACTAAGCGCCGTGGTCAAAACCGCCTCAGTTTTTACTGACAACGAAAAACGCGACGCACACTTGCAAGCGGACGATTTTTTCGGCTCGGAAAAGTTTCCTGATATGAAATTTGAGATGAAAGAGTTCGCGCCTGATAAGGTCAAAGGCGAGCTAACGATCCGCGATGTGAGCAAAGAGGTCGAGTTTGACTATGATTTTGGTGGCGAGGCAAAACAGGGCGATAAGGCTAAAATCGGATTTAGTTTAGAGGGCAAAATCAAACGCTCTGATTTTAATTTCGCCCCAGGTAGCGGCACTGCGATGCTAGGCGATGATATAAAAATTTCTATCGAAATCGAAGCTGTGGCGAAGTAA